One stretch of Leishmania braziliensis MHOM/BR/75/M2904 complete genome, chromosome 16 DNA includes these proteins:
- a CDS encoding putative 60S ribosomal protein L21, which produces MVHSYGYKSGTRHLFAKKFRKHGVPSVSTILTNIKVGDYVDVVADSAVREGMPHKYYHGRTGIVWNVTPRGVGVIINKPVRTRTLRKRICVRFEHVRKSRCQEAFKAKEHQFQAHLAAKKAGKALPPLKRSSRLGGIVRPKNVEVLARRVADYEAMVPY; this is translated from the coding sequence ATGGTCCACTCGTACGGCTACAAGTCCGGCACCCGCCACCTCTTCGCCAAGAAGTTCCGCAAGCACGGCGTCCCGTCCGTGTCGACGATTCTGACGAACATCAAGGTCGGTGACTACGTCGATGTCGTAGCGGATTCTGCGGTGCGCGAGGGCATGCCGCACAAGTACTACCACGGCCGCACCGGTATTGTGTGGAACGTGACCCCCCGCGGCGTTGGCGTGATTATCAACAAGCCGGTCCGCACGCGCACCCTGCGCAAGCGCATCTGCGTCCGCTTCGAGCACGTCCGCAAGTCTCGCTGCCAGGAGGCGTTCAAGGCGAAGGAGCACCAGTTCCAGGCCCACCTCGCTGCCAAGAAGGCCGGCAAGGCGCTGCCTCCGCTCAAGAGGAGCTCCCGCCTGGGAGGCATCGTGCGCCCCAAGAACGTGGAGGTGCTCGCCCGCCGCGTCGCCGACTACGAGGCGATGGTGCCGTACTAA